Proteins co-encoded in one Arachis hypogaea cultivar Tifrunner chromosome 13, arahy.Tifrunner.gnm2.J5K5, whole genome shotgun sequence genomic window:
- the LOC112736701 gene encoding elongation factor 1-beta, producing the protein MAVTFSDLHTESGLKTLDEFLSGKAYVSGDQLTKDDIKVYGFVSEKPGSSFPSAAKWFDVVSSHLAASFPGKAQGVKFAGQGAPAEAAPAKAAAAAADDDDLDLFGDETEEDKKAAEEREAAKKTAKKKESGKSSVLLDVKPWDDETDMKKLEEAVRSIQMEGLLWGASKLVPVGYGIKKLQIMMTIVDDLVSVDSLIEEHLTVEPCNEYIQSCDIVAFNKI; encoded by the exons ATGGCTGTTACCTTCTCAGATCTGCACACAGAGTCTGGACTCAAAACCCTAGATGAGTTCCTCTCTGGGAAGGCCTATGTTTCTGG GGATCAATTGACAAAAGATGATATCAAAGTGTATGGTTTTGTTTCGGAGAAGCCAGGTAGCTCTTTTCCCAGTGCTGCGAAGTGGTTCGATGTTGTCTCTTCCCATCTTGCTGCAAG CTTCCCTGGCAAAGCTCAAGGTGTGAAATTTGCTGGCCAAGGTGCTCCAGCTGAAGCTGCACCTGCCAAAGCG GCCGCGGCTGCTGCTGATGATGATGATCTTGATCTCTTCGGTGATGAGACAGAGGAGGATAAGAAGGCAGCTGAGGAACGGGAGGCTGCAAAGAAGACcgcgaagaagaaagaaa GTGGAAAGTCATCCGTTTTGCTTGATGTTAAGCCTTGGGATGACGAAACAGACATGAAGAAGCTGGAAGAGGCTGTTCGTAGCATTCAGATGGAGGGTCTACTCTGGGGAGCAT CCAAACTGGTTCCCGTTGGATACGGCatcaagaagctacagatcatGATGACTATTGTTGATGACCTTGTGTCTGTCGACTCCCTCATCGAGGAGCATCTCACTGTCGAGCCATGCAACGAGTATATCCAGAGCTGCGACATTGTTGCATTCAACAAAATTTAA
- the LOC112736700 gene encoding probable E3 ubiquitin-protein ligase RHC1A has product MSSGATHWCYECRQPIVLGGRDVVCPYCDGGFVQELNELQGFAPQHAFPSSQMGEFHQMPDFFDALHAFMGRRGPDPRFGFIDAVDNFMRQRMAGRHPNFDVRGRSGPAPGPEQSWGVVSSGPYLIFHGQVPGFTLANGGSPRGGPRGVDFGDYFMGPGLEELIEQLTMNERRGPPPAARTSIDAMPTIKITSAHLRQDSHCPVCKEKFELGSEAREMPCNHIYHSDCIVPWLVQHNSCPVCRVELPPQGHASSRGSRSGGGRNANSSGDSESSSRSRESSHQSQGRRNPLSFLWPFRSSS; this is encoded by the coding sequence ATGTCAAGTGGAGCAACGCACTGGTGTTACGAATGCAGGCAGCCAATTGTGCTCGGAGGGAGGGATGTTGTTTGTCCCTACTGTGATGGAGGGTTCGTTCAAGAACTTAATGAATTGCAAGGATTTGCGCCTCAACATGCCTTTCCATCATCACAGATGGGGGAGTTCCATCAGATGCCTGATTTTTTCGATGCTTTGCATGCTTTTATGGGGCGGAGGGGTCCTGATCCAAGGTTTGGTTTTATAGATGCTGTGGATAATTTCATGAGGCAGAGAATGGCTGGAAGGCACCCCAATTTTGATGTTAGAGGGAGGTCTGGTCCTGCCCCGGGTCCTGAACAGAGTTGGGGTGTTGTTAGTTCTGGTCCTTATTTGATATTTCACGGTCAAGTTCCTGGATTCACCTTGGCTAATGGCGGCAGTCCAAGAGGTGGTCCGAGGGGTGTTGATTTCGGTGACTACTTTATGGGCCCTGGACTTGAAGAACTTATTGAGCAACTCACCATGAATGAACGGCGTGGTCCACCCCCAGCTGCACGTACTTCAATTGACGCAATGCCTACTATTAAGATCACGAGTGCGCATCTTCGCCAAGATTCACACTGTCCCGTGTGTAAAGAGAAATTTGAACTGGGATCTGAAGCCAGAGAGATGCCATGTAACCATATTTACCACTCTGATTGTATTGTTCCTTGGTTGGTTCAGCATAACTCGTGTCCTGTTTGCCGTGTTGAACTTCCACCTCAAGGACATGCTAGTTCTCGTGGTAGTCGAAGTGGGGGTGGAAGGAACGCCAACAGTAGTGGTGACAGCGAGAGCAGCTCCAGGAGCAGGGAGAGCAGCCATCAGAGCCAAGGAAGGAGAAATCCTCTATCATTTCTGTGGCCGTTCCGTTCTTCCAGTTAA